The nucleotide sequence AGAGAAAGCATGGTGGTGGAAGGATTTTCTTCATACCGCTCCCGTGCAATCAGGGCGGCGCCGAAAGCGCCCATGATTCCCGCAATATCCGGGCGCACAGCTTCGCAGCCGGATATTTTCTCAAAACTTCTGAGCACTGCGTCGTTGTAGAAGGTTCCTCCCTGTACTACGATATGTTTGCCAAGGTCTCCGGCGTCCGATACTTTGATAACCTTGAATAAAGCATTTTTAATGACGGAGTAGGCAAGCCCGGCGGAAATGTCGGAGACCTCCGCCCCTTCTTTCTGGGCCTGCTTTACTTTGGAATTCATGAAAACCGTACAGCGGGTGCCTAAATCTATGGGATTTCGGGCAAACAAAGCAGCCTGTGCAAAGTCTTCCACAGAATAATTCAGGGATTTTGCAAAGGTCTCGATAAAAGAGCCGCAGCCGGAGGAGCAGGCTTCGTTGAGCTGCACGCTGTCCACGGTCTGGTTTTTGATTTTGATACATTTCATATCCTGGCCGCCGATGTCCAGAATACAGTCCACCTCCGGATTGAAAAATGCCGCCGCGTAATAGTGGGCAACGGTCTCCACTTCCCCTTCGTCCAGCATAAAGGCTGATTTGAGCAATGACTCTCCGTATCCGGTGGAGCAGGAATGGACAATCTGTGCGCCTTCCGGCAGCAGAGAGTAGATTTCCTGAATAGCCAGAGTGGCGGTAGCCAGAGGGTTTCCGTTATTGCTGCTGTAAAAGGAATACAGCAGAGAGCCGTCTTCTCCTACCAGAGCCACTTTTGTGGTGGTGGAGCCTGCGTCAATGCCCAGATAACAGTTGCCCTGGCAGGTGGACAAATCTCCGGTAGCTACATGATGCCTGTCGTGACGTTTGCGGAACCGGTCATATTCTTCCTGGGTGGCGAACAGGGGTTCCATCCTCTCCACCTCAAATTCCATATGGATGTCGGAAGACAGTTTTTTCAGAATGCTTTTCAGCTCCATGGTAACTTCCGGTTTGCAGTTCAGGGCGGAACCCATGGCTGCAAACAGATGGGAATGGGACGGGGCAATAATATGTTCCTCATCCAGCTTCAGGGTACGGATAAAGGCTTCTTTCAGTTCCGGCAGAAAATGCAGAGGTCCGCCCAGAAAGGCCACATGGCCCCGGATAGGCTTTCCACATGCCAGTCCGGAAATGGTCTGATTGACCACTGCCTGGAAGATGGAAGCAGATAAATCTTCTTTGGATGCACCTTCATTGATTAAAGGCTGTATATCAGATTTGGCAAATACGCCGCAGCGGGCGGCAATGGGATAAATGGCCCTGTAATCCCTGGCATAGGTGTTCAGTCCCGCAGCGTCGGTCTGGAGCAGAGAAGCCATCTGGTCAATGAAAGATCCGGTCCCGCCCGCACAGATTCCGTTCATGCGCTGTTCCACATTGCCTCCCTCAAAATAAATAATTTTGGCGTCTTCGCCGCCCAGTTCAATAGCCACATCGGTCTGGGGCGCATAATCCTGCAAGGCGGAAGCCACTGCAATCACTTCCTGTACAAAGGGAATCTCCAGGTGTCTGGCCAGAGTCAGCCCGCCGGAGCCTGTGATTACAGGGGACAGCAGAAGATTTCCAAGTTCGTCCTGAGCCCTTGCCAGCAAATCCGAGAGCGTTTCCCGGATATTTGCAAAATGCCTCTGATAATCTGCAAACAGAATGTGATTCTGAGGGTCCAGTATTGTAATTTTGACGGTGGTTGAGCCAATATCAATGCCCAGCCTGTGTAATGTATGCTGTTCCATATCATTTCCTCCATGTCTCCGACAGAGTCAAAAATGGTAAATTTTTCTGTTTCTTCTTATTATATAGGTGTTCCGAAATCGAACACCGCTTATTATACGACAGGAAATTACAAAAAACAATCAGTTTTTTTATTTTTTATGGAATGTTTAGAATTGCTGTCCGGGTTCTTGTGACCGTCATATTCAAATATATGTCTGAAATAAAAATGAAGAACAGCGGACGGACATTCCGATGCAGAAGAATTACAGGAAGTGATGGAACGCTGTCTGCTCAGCGGAATATAATGATAAAGAGATGACTGAACCAAAATGGAGGAAATAAATATATGGCAAAAATTATTCCCATTCCAATTGGACCAATTTATAACGAAGGCCCCTGTCGGGGAATGGTACATGTAATTGAAAAAGGAGATACCCTGTACCGGCTGGGAAAACGGTATCATGTGAGCGTCGGCCAGTTAATGTTTGCAAATCCCTTTGTAAATGTATACAATCTGCAGATTGGAGATGAACTCTGTATTCCCATCAGCATTCAGCCCAGGATTCCGGAAGACAGAATACAGGGAGAACTGATGAAGGACAGAGGAATGCCCATGGCGCCGGAAGAAACGGAACCTGCCGGGATGTATCCGGAAGCGGAATACAGGGAAACAGCACAATATCCGCAATCCATGGAGGAAATGGAGCCGGAACAGACGGAAGTTCCGGAATATATGGAAGAAGTATAAACTTTTTATGAAACTATGGCCCCTTTCGTTGACAAACCGGGAAGGAAAATCTATAATGAATACTTGAATACCATGTATTTGCAGAGGAGGATATTATGGATTTTCTGAATAAAATGGAACGGAAATTTGGAAAGTATGCAATTCCTAATTTGACTTTCTGGTTGATTGGAGCCTGGATACTGGGATTTATCATTCAATACACAATGCCGGAGGTTCAGAAAATGCTGATTCTGGAACCTGCCATGA is from Lachnospiraceae bacterium JLR.KK002 and encodes:
- a CDS encoding LysM domain-containing protein; this translates as MAKIIPIPIGPIYNEGPCRGMVHVIEKGDTLYRLGKRYHVSVGQLMFANPFVNVYNLQIGDELCIPISIQPRIPEDRIQGELMKDRGMPMAPEETEPAGMYPEAEYRETAQYPQSMEEMEPEQTEVPEYMEEV